A genomic region of Staphylococcus roterodami contains the following coding sequences:
- a CDS encoding YeiH family protein, with the protein MALSKNKHFIVGLSLTFIVALFSFLVAKLPILDKVGALTIAILISILYRHFKGYPEKYSSGITFSSKYLLRFAIILYGLKLNIFDIIGQGSKLLAIDVGVVIFSIVMMLLVNKLLHGDKNIALLLGVGTGVCGAAAIAAVAPIFKSREKDTAISIGIIALIGTIFSLIYTAIYAIFSMTTNVYGAWSGVSLHEIAHVVLAGGFGGSDALKVALLGKLGRVFLLIPLTIVLILIMRFRSSESSSNGRISIPYFLIGFVIMALINTYVTIPSTLLNILNTVSTICLLMAMVALGLNVAVKDLKNRALKPLITIVITSICLSSLALIVVHWLYS; encoded by the coding sequence ATGGCATTATCGAAAAACAAGCATTTTATTGTTGGACTATCATTAACATTTATTGTGGCTTTATTTAGTTTTTTAGTAGCTAAATTACCAATATTAGATAAAGTCGGTGCACTAACTATCGCGATATTAATCTCTATTCTGTATCGTCACTTTAAAGGATATCCTGAAAAATATAGCTCAGGTATTACATTTTCATCCAAATATTTATTAAGATTTGCAATTATCCTATACGGACTTAAACTCAATATATTCGACATTATCGGGCAAGGAAGTAAATTATTGGCCATTGATGTAGGCGTCGTTATTTTTAGTATTGTAATGATGCTCTTGGTCAATAAATTATTGCATGGTGACAAAAATATCGCCTTACTACTCGGTGTAGGTACTGGTGTTTGTGGTGCTGCTGCTATTGCTGCAGTTGCCCCTATATTCAAATCGCGCGAAAAGGATACAGCCATTAGTATAGGTATCATTGCATTGATTGGTACTATATTTTCACTTATCTATACAGCAATCTACGCTATCTTCTCAATGACGACAAATGTTTATGGTGCATGGTCAGGAGTAAGTCTTCATGAAATTGCGCACGTTGTCTTAGCTGGTGGCTTCGGAGGTAGTGATGCACTTAAAGTTGCACTTCTAGGTAAACTTGGCAGAGTATTCTTATTGATCCCATTAACGATAGTACTCATTTTAATTATGCGTTTCCGTTCATCAGAATCGTCTAGCAATGGTCGTATTAGCATTCCTTACTTTTTAATTGGGTTTGTTATTATGGCATTAATAAATACATATGTAACTATTCCGTCAACATTGTTAAACATTTTAAACACTGTATCAACAATTTGTTTGTTAATGGCAATGGTTGCATTAGGTTTAAATGTTGCAGTTAAAGACCTTAAAAATCGTGCACTCAAACCACTCATCACTATTGTTATTACTTCAATATGCCTGTCTTCGCTTGCCCTTATCGTAGTACATTGGCTATATAGTTAA
- a CDS encoding GNAT family N-acetyltransferase, whose product MFGMKVNEQITLKILEAHDTEALFNLVNRSRDSLREWLPWVDATEQPSDTRAFIKRGLLQFADGNGFQCGIWYEGRLAGVVGLHEINHMHRKTSLGYYLDKQFEGKGVMTQAVETLIKYCFEEIGLNRIEISAAVNNRKSQAIPERLGFTKEGMLRDNELLNGVYSSSYIYSLLKSEYDQK is encoded by the coding sequence ATGTTTGGAATGAAAGTGAATGAACAAATAACATTAAAAATTTTAGAAGCTCATGACACAGAAGCGCTTTTCAATTTAGTCAATCGTTCAAGAGATTCACTTAGGGAATGGTTACCTTGGGTAGATGCAACTGAGCAGCCATCAGATACGCGTGCGTTTATTAAAAGAGGGCTTTTGCAATTTGCGGATGGTAATGGGTTTCAGTGTGGCATTTGGTATGAAGGAAGGCTAGCTGGTGTAGTCGGTTTACATGAAATTAACCATATGCATAGAAAAACATCATTAGGATATTATTTGGATAAACAATTTGAGGGAAAAGGGGTTATGACACAAGCCGTCGAGACATTGATAAAGTATTGTTTCGAAGAGATTGGCTTAAATCGAATTGAAATAAGTGCCGCAGTTAATAATCGGAAAAGCCAAGCGATTCCTGAAAGGCTTGGGTTTACTAAAGAAGGAATGTTACGTGACAATGAATTATTAAATGGTGTTTATTCATCGAGTTATATTTATAGTTTATTGAAATCAGAATACGACCAAAAATAA
- a CDS encoding MepB family protein yields MYKSIKILEKVFSVELEAIDIIEEKYNKEYEALTFNYKEKIYKSRLAKKTPNKSGYFVTCWTKNEDNYNRPYKIDEFADYLIVAVIDDELNGYFLFPKEVLVEKGILASSKYQGKMAFRVYPTWCNDLNQMAQRTQNWQCNYFLNINKKVI; encoded by the coding sequence ATGTATAAATCAATAAAGATATTAGAAAAGGTTTTTAGTGTGGAATTGGAAGCCATAGACATAATTGAAGAAAAATATAATAAAGAATATGAAGCTTTAACATTTAACTATAAAGAAAAGATTTACAAAAGTAGATTAGCAAAGAAAACGCCGAATAAATCGGGATATTTCGTGACATGTTGGACTAAAAACGAAGATAATTATAATCGACCATACAAAATAGATGAATTTGCAGATTACCTGATTGTTGCTGTTATCGATGATGAATTAAATGGTTACTTTCTATTTCCTAAAGAAGTATTAGTTGAAAAAGGTATTTTAGCTTCATCTAAGTATCAAGGGAAAATGGCTTTTAGAGTTTATCCGACATGGTGCAATGATTTGAATCAAATGGCACAACGTACACAAAATTGGCAATGCAATTATTTTTTGAATATTAATAAAAAAGTCATATGA
- a CDS encoding MarR family transcriptional regulator has protein sequence MEYTYSYLFRMISHEMKQKADQRLEQFDITNEQGHTLGYLYAHQQDGLTQNDIAKALQRTGATVSNLLKNLERKKLIYRYVDAQDTRRKNIGLTTSGIKLVEAFTSIFDEMEQTLVSQFSKEENERMKENLTKMLSSLK, from the coding sequence ATGGAGTACACTTATTCTTATTTATTTCGAATGATAAGTCACGAAATGAAACAAAAAGCAGATCAAAGACTTGAGCAATTTGATATAACGAATGAACAAGGCCACACTTTAGGTTATCTTTATGCGCATCAGCAAGACGGACTTACGCAAAATGATATTGCTAAAGCATTGCAACGAACAGGGGCGACCGTAAGTAATTTACTGAAGAACCTTGAAAGGAAAAAGCTTATTTATCGTTACGTTGATGCACAAGATACGCGAAGAAAGAATATTGGATTGACAACTTCTGGTATTAAGCTTGTAGAAGCATTCACTTCGATATTTGATGAAATGGAACAAACGCTTGTATCACAGTTTTCTAAAGAAGAAAACGAACGCATGAAAGAAAATCTAACTAAAATGTTATCTAGTTTAAAATAA
- the mepA gene encoding multidrug efflux MATE transporter MepA (MepA (multidrug export protein A), as described originally in Staphylococcus aureus, is a MATE transporter shown to be over-expressed after culturing in the presence of tigecycline, owing to mutation of its repressor MepR, and then to be one of several factors contributing to elevated tigecycline resistance.): MKDEQLYYFEKSPVFKAMMHFSLPMMIGTLLSVVYGILNIYFIGFLGDSHMISAISLTLPVFAILMGLGNLFGIGGGTYISRLLGAKDYSKSKFVSSFSIYGGIVLGIIVILATIPFSDQIAMILGAKGETLALTSNYLKVMFLSAPFVILFFILEQFARAIGAPIISMIGMLASVGLNIILDPILIFGFDLNVVGAALGTAISNVAAAVFFIVYFMKNSDVVSVNIKFAKPNKEMLSEIFKIGIPAFLMSILMGFTGLVLNLFLAHYGNFAIASYGISFRLVQFPELIIMGLCEGVVPLIAYNFMANKGRMKDVIKVVIMSIGVIFAICMIAVFTIGHHMVGLFTTDQQIVEMATFILKVTMTSLLLNGIGFLFTGMLQATGQGRGATIMAILQGAIIIPVLFIMNGLFGLTGVIWSLLIAESLCAFAAMLIVYLLRNRLTVDTSELIEG; encoded by the coding sequence ATGAAAGACGAACAATTATATTATTTTGAGAAATCACCAGTTTTTAAAGCAATGATGCATTTCTCTTTACCAATGATGATAGGAACTTTATTAAGTGTTGTTTATGGGATTTTAAACATTTACTTTATAGGATTTTTAGGAGATAGCCATATGATTTCTGCTATTTCACTTACACTACCAGTATTTGCCATCTTAATGGGTCTAGGTAATTTATTTGGAATTGGTGGCGGCACATACATTTCACGTTTATTAGGCGCTAAAGATTACAGTAAAAGTAAGTTTGTAAGTAGCTTTTCGATTTATGGTGGGATTGTATTAGGAATTATAGTTATTTTAGCTACAATTCCATTTAGTGATCAAATTGCGATGATTTTAGGAGCAAAAGGCGAAACTTTAGCATTAACAAGTAATTATTTGAAAGTAATGTTTTTAAGCGCACCGTTTGTTATTTTATTCTTTATTTTAGAACAATTTGCGCGTGCAATTGGTGCACCAATTATATCTATGATTGGTATGTTAGCTAGTGTAGGATTAAATATTATATTAGATCCAATTTTAATTTTTGGCTTCGATTTAAATGTTGTTGGTGCAGCTTTGGGTACTGCTATCAGTAATGTTGCAGCGGCTGTTTTCTTTATTGTTTACTTTATGAAAAATAGTGATGTTGTATCTGTGAATATTAAATTTGCGAAACCTAATAAAGAAATGCTTTCAGAAATCTTCAAAATTGGTATTCCAGCATTTTTAATGAGTATTTTAATGGGATTCACAGGTTTAGTATTAAATTTATTCTTGGCACATTATGGTAACTTTGCAATCGCAAGTTATGGTATTTCATTTAGACTTGTACAATTCCCTGAGCTTATTATCATGGGGTTATGTGAAGGTGTGGTACCTTTAATTGCGTATAACTTTATGGCAAACAAAGGTCGTATGAAAGATGTCATTAAAGTAGTTATTATGTCTATTGGTGTTATATTTGCAATTTGTATGATTGCTGTATTTACTATTGGACATCATATGGTAGGCCTATTTACTACTGATCAACAAATTGTTGAAATGGCTACATTTATTTTAAAAGTAACAATGACATCATTACTTTTAAATGGTATTGGCTTCTTATTCACTGGTATGCTTCAAGCGACTGGTCAAGGTCGTGGAGCTACAATTATGGCTATTTTACAAGGTGCAATTATCATTCCAGTATTGTTTATCATGAATGGTTTATTCGGATTAACTGGCGTTATTTGGTCATTGCTAATTGCTGAGTCACTTTGTGCATTTGCTGCAATGTTAATTGTTTATTTATTACGTAATCGTTTAACAGTTGATACATCTGAATTAATAGAAGGTTAA
- a CDS encoding LLM class flavin-dependent oxidoreductase, with product MAKLEMNKNAPLEFGLYSLGEHLLNPFKGEKISYEQRINEIIEASKLADEAGIDVFAVGESHQEHFTTQAHTVVLGAIAQATKNIKVSSSSTIISATDPVRVFEDFATLDLISHGRAEIVAGRASRTGIFELFGYDLKDYDELFEEKLNLLLELNKTDRITWSGKYRPELRNMKIFPRPIDDTLPIWRAVGGPPASAIKAGKQGVPMMITTLGGPAMNFKGSIDAYRQAATEAGFDASPESLPVSTASLFYTAETTQDAMREFYPHLNTGMSFIRGVGYPKQQFANSPDYREALMVGSPQQIIEKILYQHELYGHQRFMAQLDFGGVPFENVMKNIELIGNEIIPAIKKHLSK from the coding sequence ATGGCAAAATTAGAGATGAATAAAAATGCACCGTTAGAATTTGGGTTATATTCATTAGGGGAGCATCTATTAAATCCATTTAAAGGTGAAAAAATAAGTTATGAGCAACGTATTAATGAAATTATTGAAGCAAGTAAGTTAGCTGATGAAGCGGGTATTGATGTCTTTGCTGTTGGTGAAAGTCATCAGGAACATTTTACGACGCAAGCCCATACAGTAGTATTAGGTGCCATCGCTCAAGCTACAAAGAATATTAAAGTCTCAAGCTCATCAACTATTATTAGTGCAACAGATCCTGTAAGAGTATTTGAAGATTTTGCGACGTTAGATTTAATTTCGCATGGCAGAGCTGAAATTGTTGCAGGTAGAGCATCAAGAACAGGTATCTTTGAATTATTTGGGTATGATTTAAAAGATTATGATGAATTATTTGAAGAAAAGTTAAATCTACTTCTAGAGTTAAATAAAACAGATCGTATTACTTGGTCTGGAAAATATCGTCCAGAACTTAGAAATATGAAAATATTCCCAAGACCAATCGATGATACATTGCCAATATGGCGTGCTGTTGGCGGACCACCTGCAAGTGCAATTAAAGCTGGTAAACAAGGTGTTCCGATGATGATTACTACACTTGGTGGTCCAGCAATGAACTTTAAAGGTTCTATAGATGCATATCGCCAAGCGGCAACTGAAGCAGGTTTTGATGCTTCTCCTGAGTCATTACCGGTAAGTACAGCAAGTTTATTTTATACAGCGGAAACAACGCAGGATGCTATGAGAGAGTTTTATCCACATTTGAATACGGGCATGTCATTTATCCGTGGCGTTGGATATCCAAAACAACAGTTTGCTAATTCTCCGGATTATCGTGAAGCGTTAATGGTTGGAAGTCCTCAACAAATTATTGAAAAGATATTGTATCAACATGAGTTGTATGGTCATCAACGCTTTATGGCTCAGTTAGATTTTGGTGGTGTACCTTTCGAAAATGTGATGAAAAATATAGAATTAATTGGTAACGAAATCATACCAGCTATTAAAAAGCATTTATCAAAATAG
- a CDS encoding VOC family protein: MNIVGHHHISMYTKDAKLNKDFYTNILGLRLVEVSVNQDSPTMYHLFYGDEIGSAGTLLTFFEIRDAGHKRQGTESIYRLSLLVPDAEALQFYESRLHDNSIKTERLNYLGQEAIAFKDVDDLEVLLIANDNYEIPHKWKTNTYSDIPEQFQILGLGPVELRVRDAKRTIEFLENILGYQMKEGFEHSVMTVAPKGLYSDFVVVEQQGERERPGRGYIHHIAVNTPKLSDLDAIYKKLQLQPQNNSGIIDRYFFKSLYYRHNSIMYEFATEEPGFTVDTSVEDLGNNLNLPGFLEEKREQIESKLHKM, encoded by the coding sequence ATGAATATAGTAGGGCACCATCACATATCAATGTATACAAAAGACGCAAAACTTAATAAGGATTTTTACACAAATATACTCGGTTTAAGGTTAGTAGAGGTATCAGTTAATCAAGATAGTCCAACAATGTATCATTTATTTTATGGTGATGAAATTGGATCAGCTGGCACACTTTTAACATTTTTTGAAATTCGAGATGCAGGTCATAAACGCCAAGGTACAGAGTCTATTTATAGATTATCATTATTAGTACCAGACGCTGAAGCACTTCAATTTTATGAATCACGACTTCATGATAATAGTATTAAGACAGAACGTTTAAACTATCTCGGACAAGAGGCAATTGCTTTTAAAGATGTAGATGATTTAGAAGTACTATTAATTGCAAATGATAACTATGAAATCCCTCATAAATGGAAGACTAATACTTATAGTGACATTCCTGAACAATTTCAAATTTTAGGATTAGGGCCAGTAGAATTAAGAGTTAGAGATGCGAAACGTACGATTGAATTTTTAGAAAATATATTAGGCTATCAAATGAAAGAAGGTTTTGAACATAGTGTAATGACTGTTGCACCGAAAGGGTTATATTCTGATTTTGTAGTTGTTGAACAACAAGGCGAACGAGAAAGACCAGGACGTGGTTATATCCATCATATTGCAGTAAATACACCGAAATTGAGTGATTTAGATGCAATTTACAAGAAATTACAACTACAACCACAAAATAATTCAGGCATTATAGATCGTTATTTCTTTAAATCTTTATATTATCGACATAATTCAATTATGTATGAATTCGCGACTGAAGAACCTGGATTCACTGTAGATACATCTGTTGAAGATTTAGGGAATAACTTAAACTTACCGGGCTTTTTAGAAGAGAAACGTGAACAAATAGAAAGTAAGTTACACAAAATGTAA
- a CDS encoding NAD(P)H-dependent oxidoreductase: MNIVLLSGSTVGSKTRTAMDYLKNELEVINEGHQIELMDLRDLELEFSVGKNYLDTSGDVYKLTTSLMQADVIFIGFPIFQASIPGSLKNVFDLLPVNAFRDKVIGLIATAGSSKHYLIPEMHLKPILSYMKAHTMQTYVFIEEKDFLNQQIVNDDVVFRLKTLAQSTMRTAKVQQQVIEEENNQYDF, translated from the coding sequence ATGAATATTGTATTATTGTCAGGCTCAACAGTCGGTTCTAAAACGAGAACTGCTATGGATTATTTAAAAAATGAATTAGAAGTCATCAATGAGGGACATCAAATAGAGTTGATGGATTTAAGAGATCTTGAATTAGAGTTTAGTGTTGGAAAGAACTATTTAGATACTTCAGGTGATGTGTACAAATTGACGACCTCTTTAATGCAGGCTGATGTGATTTTTATCGGTTTTCCAATTTTTCAAGCTTCCATACCAGGTTCTTTGAAAAATGTGTTTGATCTACTTCCGGTCAATGCGTTTCGTGACAAAGTAATAGGACTGATAGCTACAGCAGGTTCTAGCAAACACTATTTAATTCCTGAGATGCATTTAAAACCAATCCTTAGTTATATGAAAGCACATACGATGCAAACATATGTATTTATTGAAGAAAAAGACTTTTTGAATCAACAAATCGTTAATGATGATGTTGTATTTCGTTTAAAAACATTGGCGCAATCCACAATGCGAACTGCTAAAGTACAGCAGCAAGTGATTGAAGAAGAAAATAACCAATATGACTTTTAA
- the glpT gene encoding glycerol-3-phosphate transporter translates to MNFLKPAKHIKPLPENQIDDTYKRLRLQVFLGIFIGYAGYYLLRKNFSLAMPALQEQGFTKAELGFALSAVSIAYGFSKFFMGTVSDRSNARIFLVLGLALTAIVNLLMGFVPFFTSGIGIMFILLFLNGWFQGMGWPPSGRVLVHWFSVSERGSKTALWNVAHNVGGGIMAPIAAWGITTTAFINFGYLKGFEGVFIYPALLALIIAAISYVLIRDTPQSQGLPPIEVYKNDFATSDKKTLETELTTKEILFKYVLNNKWVWAIAFANIFVYFVRYGVLDWAPVYLSEEKHFDLKASGWAYFLYEWAGIPGTLLCGYISDKLFKGRRGPAGFFFMLGVTVFVLIYWLNPPGNAWLDNVSLIAIGFLIYGPVMLIGLQALDYVPKKAAGTAAGLTGLFGYLFGAVMANIVLGAVVDKFGWDVGFILLTAISVFAMLSFILTWNKVGQETVHH, encoded by the coding sequence ATGAATTTTCTTAAACCTGCAAAGCATATTAAGCCTTTGCCAGAAAATCAGATAGATGATACCTATAAACGATTACGTCTCCAAGTATTCCTTGGTATCTTTATCGGTTACGCCGGATATTATCTGTTACGCAAAAACTTTTCACTAGCTATGCCAGCATTACAAGAACAGGGCTTTACAAAAGCAGAACTTGGATTTGCATTATCTGCTGTTTCCATCGCATACGGATTCAGTAAATTCTTTATGGGTACTGTGAGTGATCGGAGTAATGCGCGGATTTTCTTAGTTCTTGGATTAGCTCTGACAGCTATCGTCAATTTATTAATGGGATTTGTACCATTTTTCACATCAGGTATAGGCATTATGTTTATCCTATTATTCTTAAATGGATGGTTTCAAGGTATGGGCTGGCCACCATCAGGTCGAGTGCTCGTTCACTGGTTTAGTGTAAGTGAACGCGGAAGTAAGACTGCCCTATGGAATGTTGCACATAATGTTGGTGGCGGTATTATGGCGCCAATTGCTGCTTGGGGTATTACAACAACAGCATTCATCAATTTCGGTTATTTAAAAGGCTTTGAAGGTGTATTTATTTATCCTGCACTTTTAGCACTTATCATAGCAGCAATTTCATATGTACTGATTAGAGACACACCACAGTCTCAAGGTTTACCTCCAATTGAAGTTTATAAAAATGACTTTGCAACAAGCGATAAAAAGACGCTAGAAACGGAATTAACAACAAAAGAAATTTTATTTAAATATGTACTAAACAATAAATGGGTATGGGCTATTGCATTTGCGAATATCTTCGTTTATTTCGTCCGCTACGGTGTACTTGATTGGGCACCCGTATATTTAAGCGAAGAAAAACACTTCGACTTAAAAGCATCAGGATGGGCATACTTCCTTTATGAATGGGCTGGTATTCCAGGTACATTATTATGTGGATATATTTCTGATAAATTATTCAAGGGACGTCGCGGACCAGCAGGTTTCTTCTTTATGTTAGGCGTTACAGTGTTTGTATTAATTTATTGGTTAAATCCTCCAGGCAATGCTTGGTTAGATAATGTTTCATTAATTGCCATCGGTTTCTTAATATATGGACCAGTTATGTTAATTGGTTTACAAGCTTTAGACTATGTTCCTAAAAAAGCTGCAGGAACAGCTGCAGGATTAACAGGCTTATTCGGATATCTATTTGGCGCCGTTATGGCTAACATAGTCCTAGGTGCCGTAGTAGATAAATTTGGCTGGGATGTTGGTTTTATTTTATTAACAGCAATTAGTGTGTTTGCAATGTTAAGCTTTATCCTAACTTGGAATAAAGTCGGTCAAGAAACCGTTCATCATTAA